A genome region from Populus alba chromosome 5, ASM523922v2, whole genome shotgun sequence includes the following:
- the LOC118062256 gene encoding glycosyltransferase family 92 protein At1g27200, which translates to MGRKVSPAFLFLFLSVFLFASFSLYFSSCNPIYASTEISFPSVNLTAISKIPEYSSSSSSSLAIKEDVNYLTRHVASIQDSLGVKSVSVLLPDWEVLLIVSPESTPPMTASISGNDFLCLYPNNETSPARFSGVLPSTNQTTFKCGLPKRNRRRLPFLSPVLIRSGEEFLVSSPPPEPMMRWTRLAYESFTTEKDVVLFVKGLNHRQGINLSPKELTCVFIDETSNNAVRTAVTSSIQEVFRCERPDFTSFGYGEEGNGLNKRIKVSLEIRHQGGSSFMMPSVAYYIPWRKLEIERPKALLCACTMVFDVAKFLREWVMYHSKIGVEKFVLYDNDSDDDLMKVIKELNQEGYNIETFFWIWPKTQEAGFSHASLYAKDSCTWMMYLDVDEFVFAPSWVTSLQPSPDDPMLRSLLPKTQWWSDPRQNNIGQVSIRCNEFGPSNQMTHPLEGVTQGYTCRRKEDNRHKSIVLLEAIEHSLLNAIHHFKLKEGYRTKPVSLEVAVVNHYKYQAWSEFKVKFRRRVSAYVVDWTKGLNPLSKDRAPGLGFEAVEPAGWEHKFCEVQDDRLKLLAQRWFEKQTMAGSKMAWQT; encoded by the coding sequence ATGGGTCGTAAAGTCTCCCCGGCgtttcttttcctcttcctcTCCGTTTTCCTATTTGCCTCCTTCTCCCTTTATTTTTCCTCCTGCAATCCAATCTATGCCTCAACGGAAATCAGCTTTCCGTCTGTTAATCTAACCGCCATCTCTAAGATACCAGAatattcctcctcctcctcctcctctcttgCCATTAAAGAAGACGTTAATTACCTGACGCGACACGTGGCGTCGATTCAAGATTCCTTGGGGGTAAAATCGGTCTCTGTTTTGTTACCTGATTGGGAAGTTCTTTTGATTGTCTCGCCGGAAAGTACTCCTCCGATGACTGCTTCAATATCCGGCAATGATTTCTTGTGTCTTTATCCGAACAACGAGACTTCTCCGGCGAGGTTCTCCGGTGTTTTGCCTTCGACGAATCAGACAACATTCAAGTGCGGCCTTCCGAAGAGAAATCGTCGGCGGTTGCCGTTCCTGTCGCCTGTTTTGATTCGCTCAGGAGAGGAGTTCCTGGTTTCGTCTCCGCCGCCGGAGCCGATGATGAGATGGACTCGCCTTGCTTACGAGTCGTTTACGACTGAAAAAGATGTCGTTTTGTTCGTCAAAGGATTGAATCATCGGCAAGGGATTAACCTGTCTCCCAAAGAGTTAACTTGCGTTTTCATTGACGAGACCAGCAATAACGCGGTCAGAACAGCCGTTACCAGCTCCATTCAAGAAGTGTTCAGGTGCGAACGTCCAGATTTTACGTCGTTCGGTTATGGCGAGGAAGGTAACGGCCTAAACAAACGGATTAAAGTCTCCCTTGAGATTCGTCACCAGGGGGGAAGCAGTTTCATGATGCCTTCTGTCGCGTACTATATTCCATGGCGCAAGTTAGAAATTGAAAGGCCGAAGGCGCTATTGTGCGCTTGCACCATGGTTTTTGACGTGGCTAAGTTCTTGAGAGAATGGGTCATGTACCATTCGAAGATTGGAGTAGAAAAGTTTGTGCTATACGATAATGACAGTGATGATGACTTGATGAAGGTGATTAAGGAGCTTAATCAAGAGGGCTATAACATTGAAACGTTCTTTTGGATTTGGCCTAAGACACAAGAAGCTGGCTTCTCTCACGCTTCATTGTATGCTAAGGATTCATGCACTTGGATGATGTATTTAGATGTTGATGAGTTTGTTTTTGCACCATCATGGGTTACTTCATTACAACCTTCGCCTGATGATCCGATGTTAAGATCCTTATTGCCGAAAACCCAGTGGTGGTCGGATCCTCGGCAGAATAATATTGGTCAGGTTTCGATTCGGTGCAATGAGTTTGGTCCGTCGAATCAGATGACACATCCACTGGAAGGGGTGACACAAGGGTATACTTGCAGGAGAAAAGAAGATAATCGTCACAAGTCTATAGTCTTATTAGAAGCAATTGAACATTCATTGCTTAATGCAATacatcattttaagttgaaggaGGGGTATAGAACGAAGCCAGTTAGTTTAGAAGTTGCTGTGGTGAACCATTACAAGTACCAAGCATGGTCTGAATTTAAGGTCAAGTTCCGGCGAAGAGTGTCAGCGTACGTAGTGGACTGGACAAAAGGTTTGAATCCTTTGTCGAAAGATAGGGCGCCAGGATTAGGGTTTGAAGCAGTGGAGCCAGCAGGGTGGGAACATAAGTTTTGTGAAGTGCAAGACGATAGGTTGAAGCTGCTTGCACAAAGATGGTTTGAGAAGCAAACCATGGCAGGAAGTAAAATGGCATGGCAAACATga
- the LOC118062255 gene encoding uncharacterized protein: MCIAAFIWQAHPLYPLLLLQNRDEYHNRPTEPAAWWDGSEILGGRDAVAGGTWLACSRTGRVAFITNVLELHPLPEAKSRGELPVLFLEGLSDYNTNEHKESEGIRRGTGERCPSVQWVQPDLS, translated from the exons ATGTGCATAGCAGCTTTTATATGGCAAGCTCATCCACTCTATCCCCTGCTCCTCTTGCAGAACAGAGATGAGTATCACAACAG GCCGACAGAGCCAGCGGCATGGTGGGATGGTAGTGAAATATTGGGAGGGAGAGATGCGGTGGCAGGAGGAACATGGCTGGCTTGTTCGAGGACAGGAAGAGTGGCTTTCATTACAAATGTGCTAGAGCTCCATCCATTACCAGAGGCAAAGAGTCGTGGGGAACTCCCTGTTCTTTTCTTGGAG GGCCTTTCTGACTACAACACAAACG AGCACAAAGAGTCCGAAGGAATTCGCCGAGGGACTGGTGAAAGATGTCCATCAGTACAATGGGTTCAACCTGATCTTAGCTGA
- the LOC118061918 gene encoding uncharacterized protein: MGEIADMADTTMKKKKKGRPSLLELKKRSLKQQQQQQESPNYLENPNSLDSNPVLPNRRSTRRGSNSYAPEWIDGDDDEEDDEDDERKEKKHKLLRGLNSQKNNNQNSNTLAPSNSDSNAGGGNNVEGIRRRKISAVRPGSDDLDEKVLKGTDTLHGSSVEPGPTTPLPDKKLLVFILDRLQKKDTYGVFSEPVDPEELPDYFDIVENPMDYSTARKKLDEGAYTNLEQFEKDVLLICSNAMQYNSADTIYYRQARAMQEIAKKDFENLRQDSDDSEPQPKVVRRGRPPGTGKLKNALERSPVDRVGPEASSDATLATGGDNNSLSNGYNLRRSSSYKYQPADSLVRASHGSHNNENHSTWLSEWENEFPASVVKAVIKYGKKPFVLDENKRDTYKHPLDSHEPSVLMTFDGELKQLMAVGLSSEHGYARSLARFAADLGPVVWRIASKKIESVLPTGFEFGPGWVRENKTMEKHKVSNSPISDNHLSRFQPATSSSRDATWSKEDMLETVGGLNSKNELTTLNSATGGMKSLPTVSIQQKPMIHPDMNGFSGGFGYNSSSQIGMARPVAPTGKFSLEKLHPAVPSQMFGAVPPSNSSFISMPGNNLNSNKAMLSETSSGLLQPGISAALGSSSDSHTLRNVGFGGKSSWQGFLPYHQQGTVPFPPDLNVGFMAPGSPTSSVPIGSPRQPDLVLQL; encoded by the exons ATGGGTGAGATCGCAGACATGGCAGACAcaacaatgaagaagaagaaaaaaggaagaccTTCTCTTTTAGAGCTTAAAAAACGCTCTctcaagcagcagcagcaacaacaagaaaGCCCTAATTACCTTGAAAACCCTAATTCTCTCGATTCCAATCCTGTCCTTCCTAACCGTCGATCCACTCGCCGGGGCTCTAACTCTTATGCACCGGAATGGATTGATGGAGACGACGACGAAGAAGACGACGAAGATGATGAGCGTAAAGAGAAGAAGCATAAGCTCTTGCGAGGATTgaattctcaaaaaaataacaaccagAATTCCAATACGTTGGCTCCTTCAAACTCTGATTCGAATGCTGGTGGCGGTAATAACGTGGAGGGAATTAGGAGGCGCAAGATCAGCGCCGTCCGTCCTGGATCTGATGATTTG GATGAAAAGGTTTTGAAAGGGACAGACACTCTTCATG GGTCATCGGTGGAGCCTGGTCCCACTACACCTTTGCCAGACAAAAAGTTGTTGGTCTTCATTCTTGACAGGCTTCAAAA GAAGGACACTTACGGGGTTTTCTCTGAGCCAGTGGATCCAGAAGAG CTTCCTGATTACTTCGACATCGTTGAGAATCCCATGGATTATTCTACAGCAAGGAAAAAGTTAGATGAGGGAGCCTACACCAACTTGGAACAGTTTGAG AAAGatgttcttttgatttgttcaaATGCAATGCAATACAACTCCGCCGATACTATTTACTATCGACAG gcACGGGCCATGCAAGAGATTGCAAAGAAGGACTTTGAAAATCTTAGGCAAGATAGCGATGATAGTGAACCACAACCCAAAGTTGTGAGGAGAGGGAGGCCACCTGGCACAGGCAAGCTGAAAAATGCACTTGAGAGGTCTCCTGTTGATCGTGTTGGTCCTGAAGCATCCTCGGATGCAACTCTTGCCACTGGAGGAGATAATAATAGCTTGTCCAATGGTTACAATCTCAGAAGAAGTTCTTCATACAAGTACCAGCCTGCTGATTCATTGGTCAGGGCCTCTCATGGGTCCCACAACAACGAAAATCATTCTACCTGGTTATCTGAATGGGAAAATGAATTTCCAG CTTCTGTTGTGAAGGCTGTGATAAAGTATGGGAAGAAACCATTTGTGCTAGACGAGAACAAGCGTGACACCTATAAGCATCCACTGGACTCCCATGAGCCATCTGTCTTGATGACCTTTGATGGAGAACTAAAGCAACTCATGGCG GTAGGTTTAAGCTCTGAGCATGGTTATGCAAGAAGTCTTGCTCGATTTGCTGCTGATCTTGGGCCTGTTGTTTGGAGAATCGCttcaaagaaaattgaaagtgtCTTGCCAACAGGATTTGAGTTTGGCCCTGGGTGGGTAcgagaaaataaaacaatggaGAAGCATAAGGTTTCAAACAGCCCCATATCTGATAACCATTTAAGCAGATTTCAACCTGCAACTTCCTCGAGTAGAGATGCGACATGGAGTAAAGAAGACATGCTAGAAACTGTTGGTggattaaattctaaaaatgagTTAACTACACTGAACAGTGCTACTGGCGGGATGAAATCTTTGCCTACTGTCTCGATTCAGCAGAAACCGATGATTCATCCTGATATGAATGGTTTCAGTGGAGGATTTGGATATAATTCTTCATCTCAAATAGGGATGGCGCGGCCTGTGGCACCTACAGGAAAGTTCAGTTTGGAGAAGCTGCACCCTGCAGTGCCTTCCCAAATGTTTGGTGCGGTTCCACCTAGTAACAGCTCCTTCATTTCAATGCCTGGGAACAATTTAAACTCGAATAAGGCCATGCTGTCAGAAACTTCAAGTGGATTATTGCAGCCTGGAATTTCCGCAGCTTTAGGGTCCAGCTCTGACTCTCATACATTACGCAATGTGGGGTTTGGTGGCAAATCATCTTGGCAGGGATTTTTACCCTATCATCAACAAGGTACTGTTCCATTTCCACCAGACCTGAATGTTGGATTCATGGCGCCTGGTTCACCTACTTCCAGTGTGCCAATTGGTTCACCACGGCAGCCAGATTTAGTATTGCAGCTCTGA